Proteins from a genomic interval of Chroococcidiopsis thermalis PCC 7203:
- the apcD gene encoding allophycocyanin subunit alpha-B — protein MSIVKQMILNADEEVRYLTPGEIHALQNFYRSGTERIRLAKVLAQNEKKIVERATQKFWKICPRTPSNSGNARKTEAAMRDIGWYIRLVSYCLLAGNEKPLEEIGLIGMKELYNSVGIPLENVRQYMLCVKAEVSAMLTPEDAAEVIPYFDLILQVISSPGAPYFQNNGRTDWQR, from the coding sequence ATGAGTATAGTCAAGCAAATGATTCTGAACGCTGATGAAGAGGTACGCTACCTGACTCCTGGTGAAATTCACGCCCTGCAAAATTTCTATAGATCGGGAACAGAGCGTATCCGTCTGGCGAAAGTTCTAGCACAGAACGAAAAAAAGATTGTCGAACGAGCGACGCAAAAATTTTGGAAGATCTGCCCCAGAACTCCCAGTAATAGCGGTAACGCCCGTAAAACTGAGGCAGCCATGCGGGATATCGGGTGGTACATCCGTCTGGTGAGTTATTGCCTGCTAGCCGGAAATGAGAAACCGTTAGAGGAAATTGGCTTAATTGGAATGAAAGAACTTTACAACAGCGTCGGCATCCCCTTAGAAAATGTGCGCCAATATATGCTTTGCGTCAAAGCAGAAGTTAGCGCCATGTTAACACCAGAAGATGCAGCCGAAGTCATTCCTTACTTCGACCTCATTTTGCAAGTCATTTCCTCTCCTGGCGCACCCTATTTTCAAAATAACGGTCGAACAGATTGGCAACGGTAA
- the psbD gene encoding photosystem II D2 protein (photosystem q(a) protein): MTIAIRSTPIGWGWFGVLDDWLKRDRFVFIGWSGLLLFPCSYMAIGGWFTGTTFVTSWYTHGVVSSYLEGCNFLTTAVSTPADSMGHSLLFLWGPEANWDFTRWCQIGGLWSFVTLHGVFGLIGFCLRQMEIARVVGIRPYNALAFTAPISVFVSVFLIYPLGQSSWFFAPSYGVAGIFRFLLFFQAFHNYTLNPFHMMGVAGVLGGALLCAIHGATVENTLFRDTKGFNTFRGFSTTQAEETYSFVTANRYWSQIFGIAFSNKRWLHFFMLFVPVTGLWMSSIGMVGLAFNVRAYDFVSQELRAAEDPEFETFYTKNILLNEGARAWLAPQDQPHEKFQFPEEVLPRGNAL; encoded by the coding sequence ATGACTATAGCAATTCGATCTACCCCGATTGGGTGGGGATGGTTCGGTGTACTCGATGACTGGCTGAAGCGCGATCGCTTTGTGTTTATCGGCTGGTCTGGTTTGTTGCTCTTTCCCTGCTCTTATATGGCAATTGGCGGATGGTTCACTGGCACTACCTTTGTTACCTCCTGGTATACCCACGGCGTTGTTAGTTCTTATTTAGAAGGTTGCAATTTTCTCACCACTGCTGTCTCCACTCCAGCTGATAGTATGGGTCATTCTCTACTATTTTTATGGGGACCAGAAGCTAATTGGGATTTCACCCGTTGGTGTCAAATCGGTGGCTTGTGGAGTTTTGTCACTCTACACGGCGTTTTCGGTTTAATTGGTTTTTGTCTGCGGCAGATGGAAATTGCCAGAGTTGTAGGTATCCGTCCCTACAATGCCTTAGCATTCACTGCTCCAATTTCTGTGTTTGTGAGCGTCTTTTTAATTTATCCTTTGGGACAATCTAGCTGGTTTTTTGCGCCTTCCTACGGAGTCGCCGGCATTTTCCGTTTCTTACTATTTTTCCAAGCTTTTCACAACTATACCCTCAACCCATTTCACATGATGGGGGTAGCTGGTGTTTTGGGTGGAGCTTTGTTGTGTGCGATTCACGGGGCTACAGTAGAAAACACTCTATTTAGAGATACCAAAGGCTTTAATACCTTCCGAGGTTTTTCTACTACCCAAGCAGAAGAAACCTACTCTTTTGTCACAGCTAATCGCTACTGGTCGCAGATTTTTGGGATTGCCTTCTCTAACAAACGTTGGCTGCACTTTTTCATGTTATTTGTTCCCGTTACGGGTTTGTGGATGAGTTCAATTGGCATGGTAGGTTTAGCGTTTAACGTGCGGGCATACGACTTTGTTTCCCAAGAATTACGTGCCGCAGAAGATCCAGAATTTGAAACTTTCTACACCAAGAATATTCTCCTCAACGAGGGAGCCAGAGCTTGGTTAGCACCCCAAGACCAACCTCACGAAAAATTCCAATTCCCCGAAGAAGTCTTACCGCGCGGAAATGCCCTGTAG
- the psbC gene encoding photosystem II reaction center protein CP43, with the protein METPFDRSITTTTNVDTPREGRDEASTGYAWWAGNARFINLSGRFLGAHVAHAGLVAFWAGAMLMFEVAHYVPEKPMYEQGLILMPHIATLGFGVGQGGQVVDIFPFFAIAAIHLIGSAVLGFGGVYHSIKGPERLAGFYDFDWTDKDKVTSILGYHLIALGLGALLLVARAMYLGGLYDTWAPGGGDVRVVTNPTLDPRIIFGYLFKGFTGGAGNIASVNNLEDIVGGHIWMGSILIAGGIWHVLTKPFKWAERVFIWSGEAYLSQSLGNVAGQALIAACFIWFNNTAYPSEFYGPTAPEASQAQALNFLVRDQQLGANVVSAQGPTGLGKYLMRSPTGEIIFGGETMRFWDFKGPWLEPLRGPNGLDLEKIRYDIQPWQIRRASEYMTHAPLGSLNSVGGVATEINSFNYVSPRAWLASAHFVFAFLFLVGHLWHAGRARAAAAGFERGIDREDEPVLSMPPLD; encoded by the coding sequence ATGGAAACACCTTTCGATCGCTCGATTACAACCACAACTAATGTCGATACGCCTAGAGAAGGACGGGATGAAGCGTCTACTGGATATGCTTGGTGGGCTGGAAATGCACGGTTTATCAACTTGTCCGGTCGGTTTTTAGGCGCTCACGTTGCCCATGCTGGATTAGTGGCTTTCTGGGCAGGCGCAATGCTGATGTTTGAAGTTGCCCACTACGTACCGGAAAAACCGATGTACGAGCAGGGTTTAATTTTGATGCCCCACATTGCTACTTTGGGTTTTGGTGTTGGGCAAGGTGGTCAAGTCGTTGATATTTTCCCATTTTTTGCGATCGCCGCCATACATCTCATCGGCTCGGCAGTTCTCGGTTTTGGTGGTGTCTATCACTCGATTAAAGGACCGGAAAGGCTAGCAGGTTTCTACGATTTTGACTGGACTGATAAAGATAAGGTCACGAGCATCTTGGGATATCATCTGATTGCTCTGGGCTTGGGAGCGCTCTTGTTAGTCGCTAGAGCTATGTATTTGGGTGGCTTGTACGATACTTGGGCTCCAGGCGGCGGCGATGTCCGTGTCGTAACCAATCCCACCCTCGACCCCAGAATCATTTTTGGCTATCTCTTCAAAGGTTTTACTGGTGGTGCGGGTAATATTGCCAGCGTCAACAACTTGGAAGATATAGTCGGGGGTCACATTTGGATGGGATCGATCTTGATTGCTGGTGGTATTTGGCACGTTTTAACTAAGCCATTTAAGTGGGCGGAGCGTGTTTTCATCTGGTCTGGTGAAGCTTACCTGTCTCAAAGTCTAGGAAATGTGGCTGGACAAGCTTTAATTGCTGCCTGTTTTATTTGGTTTAATAACACTGCCTATCCCAGCGAGTTTTATGGTCCTACTGCGCCAGAAGCATCGCAAGCGCAAGCATTGAACTTCTTGGTACGCGACCAGCAGTTGGGGGCAAATGTGGTTTCTGCTCAAGGTCCGACGGGGTTGGGTAAATATCTGATGCGATCGCCAACTGGAGAAATTATCTTTGGTGGTGAAACGATGCGATTTTGGGACTTCAAAGGTCCCTGGTTAGAGCCACTGCGCGGTCCCAACGGACTCGACCTGGAGAAAATCAGATATGACATTCAACCTTGGCAAATTCGGCGTGCTTCTGAGTACATGACTCATGCACCTCTGGGTTCTCTCAACTCTGTGGGTGGTGTGGCTACGGAGATTAACTCCTTTAACTATGTATCTCCTCGCGCTTGGCTAGCTTCAGCTCACTTTGTTTTCGCTTTTCTATTTCTAGTCGGTCACTTATGGCACGCCGGACGCGCTAGAGCTGCGGCTGCTGGTTTTGAAAGAGGCATCGATCGCGAAGACGAACCAGTTTTATCTATGCCCCCGCTTGACTAG
- the psbB gene encoding photosystem II chlorophyll-binding protein CP47: MGLPWYRVHTSVINDPGRLIAVHLMHNALCAGFAGSMLLFELALYDSSDPVLNPMWRQGCFLMPFVARLGVTNSWQGWSITGESVADPGFWTFETVAIAHIIFSGLEFLAACWHWVYWDLATFFDPKTNEPVLDLPRIFGIHLLLAGLLCFGFGAFHLTGIFGPGMWVSDPYGLTGHVQGVAPVWGAEGFNPYNPGGVVAHHIAAGIVGIIGGLFHIVTRPPEVLYKALRMGNIEGALASGLAVFFFAGFVACGSMWYGTATTPIELWGPTRFQWDQNYFKKEIDRRVQSNLAEGKSLSEAWSAIPEKLAFYDYVGNSPAKGGLFRVGRMVDGDGVAKAWLGHAIFKDGEGRELNVRRMPNFFETFPVVLTDKDDVVRADIPFRRAEAKYSFEQKGVTVSFVGGTLDGQAYTEPSTVKKFARQAQLGEVFDFDRETYNSDGVFRTSNRGFFAFFHCCFALVWFFGHIWHGSRAIFRDVFAGIDPGLDEQVEFGVFQKVGDLTTRKKIPVAAMAGTREPAA; the protein is encoded by the coding sequence ATGGGATTACCTTGGTATCGAGTACATACATCGGTCATAAATGACCCAGGACGACTTATTGCCGTACACCTAATGCATAACGCTCTGTGTGCGGGTTTTGCTGGTTCCATGCTGTTATTTGAACTAGCATTGTACGACTCTAGCGATCCAGTTTTAAACCCAATGTGGCGACAGGGATGTTTTTTAATGCCCTTTGTGGCTCGTTTGGGAGTAACTAATTCTTGGCAAGGTTGGAGTATTACAGGTGAATCGGTTGCCGACCCTGGTTTTTGGACGTTTGAAACTGTGGCGATCGCCCATATTATTTTCTCAGGATTAGAATTTCTTGCCGCTTGTTGGCACTGGGTTTATTGGGACCTGGCGACATTTTTCGACCCCAAAACAAACGAACCAGTGTTAGATCTTCCCAGAATTTTTGGCATTCATTTATTGTTAGCAGGGTTACTCTGTTTTGGTTTTGGTGCTTTCCACTTAACGGGAATTTTTGGACCTGGGATGTGGGTCAGCGACCCGTATGGATTAACTGGTCACGTCCAAGGCGTTGCGCCTGTCTGGGGAGCAGAAGGCTTTAATCCTTACAATCCTGGTGGTGTGGTGGCGCACCACATTGCGGCGGGAATTGTCGGTATTATTGGCGGATTGTTCCATATTGTGACGCGACCGCCAGAGGTACTGTACAAAGCCTTGAGAATGGGAAATATTGAAGGCGCACTTGCTAGCGGGTTGGCAGTATTCTTCTTCGCTGGTTTTGTTGCTTGCGGTTCGATGTGGTACGGCACTGCTACCACTCCGATTGAATTATGGGGTCCTACTCGGTTTCAATGGGATCAAAATTACTTCAAAAAAGAGATCGATCGCCGCGTTCAATCCAATTTAGCTGAAGGTAAAAGCCTCTCGGAAGCTTGGTCGGCAATTCCTGAAAAGCTAGCGTTTTACGATTACGTTGGCAACAGTCCGGCAAAAGGTGGTTTGTTCCGAGTCGGTCGGATGGTGGATGGAGATGGAGTCGCCAAAGCTTGGCTCGGTCATGCCATTTTCAAAGACGGCGAAGGACGGGAATTAAACGTGCGCAGAATGCCGAATTTCTTTGAAACCTTCCCAGTCGTTTTGACAGATAAAGATGATGTCGTCCGCGCCGATATTCCTTTCCGTAGAGCAGAAGCCAAGTATAGCTTCGAGCAAAAAGGCGTTACGGTTAGCTTTGTGGGTGGCACATTAGACGGTCAAGCATATACAGAACCAAGCACGGTGAAGAAATTTGCCCGTCAAGCTCAACTCGGTGAAGTCTTTGATTTCGATCGCGAAACCTATAACTCTGACGGCGTATTCCGCACCAGCAATCGCGGATTCTTTGCCTTTTTCCATTGTTGTTTTGCTTTAGTGTGGTTCTTCGGGCATATTTGGCACGGTTCCCGCGCTATCTTCCGAGATGTCTTTGCTGGTATCGATCCTGGTTTGGACGAACAGGTGGAGTTTGGTGTCTTCCAGAAGGTAGGAGACCTTACTACACGTAAGAAAATACCTGTCGCAGCTATGGCTGGCACTAGAGAACCTGCTGCATAA
- the psbH gene encoding photosystem II reaction center phosphoprotein PsbH: MQQPKYQPKKTAPVQYFFRNFNSEAGKVAPGWGTTPLMVGLMLLFFLFLLIILELANASLMVRGIHVGW; encoded by the coding sequence ATGCAACAACCAAAATATCAACCTAAAAAAACTGCCCCCGTGCAATACTTTTTCAGAAATTTCAATTCGGAAGCTGGTAAGGTTGCCCCTGGTTGGGGTACAACACCGTTAATGGTAGGTTTAATGCTGTTGTTTTTCTTGTTTTTATTAATCATTTTGGAGCTTGCCAATGCCTCACTCATGGTTCGAGGTATTCATGTAGGTTGGTAG
- a CDS encoding helix-turn-helix domain-containing protein, whose amino-acid sequence MSDAIKAYNSMSEFYASMGGTLKQDVDFTIHQLELVHSNVPIESPLFRANYYSILLIRKGRGRYILDGQSYETKDRTIYFTNPGHVKGFKIHELSHGYVITFSETFLKQYVHENIFDDFPFLIAEIVPPHYPDREVFQIFDDLGTQLLQEYQSDSAYKFKIIGSLTVVLLFKIKEQFWNTYNPLAESQTGSEIVMTFKRNLEAHFRDLAMGKLDRPYRVQDFAQAQHLHPGYFSTVIKSKTGKSVNAWMIEKTLSEAQAMLSRSTESVQEIAFRLGFNDAAYFSRFFKKHTATTPSSFRQSLKA is encoded by the coding sequence ATGTCTGATGCGATTAAAGCTTACAACTCCATGTCTGAGTTTTATGCATCAATGGGTGGAACCCTAAAACAAGACGTTGATTTTACGATTCATCAGCTTGAGCTAGTTCATAGCAATGTGCCGATCGAGTCTCCCCTATTTCGCGCTAACTATTACTCGATCTTGCTCATTCGTAAAGGACGGGGTCGCTACATTCTTGACGGTCAATCTTACGAAACAAAGGACAGGACGATTTACTTTACTAATCCCGGTCACGTCAAAGGATTTAAGATTCACGAACTATCGCATGGCTACGTGATTACGTTTTCAGAAACATTTCTGAAGCAATACGTCCATGAAAATATTTTTGATGATTTTCCGTTTTTAATTGCAGAGATTGTGCCACCGCACTATCCCGATCGCGAAGTTTTTCAAATTTTTGACGACTTGGGAACGCAACTTTTACAAGAATACCAATCGGATTCTGCCTACAAATTCAAAATTATTGGCAGTTTGACAGTTGTACTGCTATTCAAAATTAAAGAGCAGTTTTGGAATACCTATAATCCTTTGGCTGAATCGCAAACGGGTTCAGAGATTGTCATGACATTCAAGCGCAACCTGGAAGCTCATTTTCGCGATCTTGCAATGGGTAAACTCGATCGCCCATATCGAGTGCAGGACTTTGCCCAAGCGCAGCATCTTCACCCTGGTTATTTCAGTACGGTGATTAAGAGCAAAACGGGTAAATCTGTCAACGCCTGGATGATTGAAAAAACTCTATCCGAAGCCCAAGCAATGCTGTCAAGATCGACTGAATCCGTGCAGGAAATTGCCTTTCGACTTGGCTTTAACGATGCAGCATACTTTTCTCGCTTCTTTAAAAAACATACTGCGACCACTCCTTCTAGCTTTCGCCAGAGTTTAAAAGCTTGA
- the lepB gene encoding signal peptidase I, which produces MTSQKTNSPDPATTTQETKTSEASGWLRLWRSQEENIRLVAIALVMALIIRIFVAEPRYIPSDSMIPTLHTGDRLVVEKVSYWFHPAETGDIVVFEPPAQLQSMGYHKNQVFIKRVIGQPGDTVSVKNGRVYLNGRSLSEDYIAEPPAYQLNSVQVPAESYFVMGDNRNDSNDSHVWGFLPQQNIIGRAVFRFFPLDRMGFISS; this is translated from the coding sequence ATGACATCTCAGAAAACTAATTCGCCAGATCCAGCAACGACAACTCAAGAAACAAAAACATCAGAAGCATCTGGATGGTTGCGACTATGGCGATCGCAGGAGGAAAATATTCGCCTAGTTGCGATCGCTCTAGTTATGGCACTGATAATTCGCATTTTTGTGGCGGAACCGCGCTATATTCCCTCAGATTCGATGATACCCACCTTACATACAGGCGATCGCTTGGTAGTCGAAAAAGTCTCGTATTGGTTTCACCCAGCTGAAACAGGCGACATTGTAGTGTTTGAACCACCTGCACAGTTGCAAAGTATGGGTTATCACAAAAACCAAGTTTTTATCAAACGAGTTATCGGTCAACCTGGGGATACCGTCAGCGTGAAGAACGGTCGAGTTTATCTTAACGGGCGATCGCTCTCGGAAGATTATATTGCCGAACCGCCTGCCTATCAACTCAACTCAGTCCAAGTTCCAGCAGAATCTTACTTCGTCATGGGAGACAACCGCAACGATAGTAACGACTCCCACGTTTGGGGCTTTTTACCTCAACAGAATATTATCGGTCGTGCCGTATTCCGTTTCTTCCCCCTCGATCGCATGGGATTTATCTCAAGCTAG
- a CDS encoding serine/threonine protein kinase yields the protein MPYQPSVTLCINPSDPQHPHVQAGGNKFCTTCGAAIALRERYIPLKKLGTGGFSVIYSIWDLQTQTERVLKILLENGAKARQLFQQEAAILTSLNHPGVPRVEPDGYFHLPASNSQRDLFCLVMEKIDGQTLEAILDKYDRGCPEEMVRDWFGQALEILQVLHSRQIIHRDLKPSNLMLRQETNRLVLIDFGGAKKRRSRQHSVSAAESSTRLYSPGYSPPEQSSGRDVEPAADFYALGRTTIELLTGQPPSELEDPVTKELSWRHLVQVSSSFADLLDELVQEDARLRPTSATAIEQRLLQNPPIETQPSVYQAIHQLSLNGWKRSQLIATYLTHRLAQISKQRSPQLVNQMHQIAARTTNLFAETIRKQSPPSTFQTHNTTSQGSHTLRQATQRKLSTSRFASIPFVTKIGRSLTNITRSLWRLTTQVGHAGIDTIRAIVWSAIAAVVGTSIGFIFGYFSPLGIAVNSFLVEYLPQLMTDSQIATEAESIVFASAGLFTALGLTALGVFDQRRRYFISALLGASGYVLGWLCWTLITPYMGIWSLPATVCVAIAFLVSGLGLRRHRFFHATVAAVSTAIVFTILVRLNLFPALIFHLSPQPSWFELQLYATFFGAIAAISSCCLGISHYILIPCWRWLQR from the coding sequence GTGCCTTATCAGCCTAGCGTTACTCTCTGTATCAATCCTAGTGACCCCCAGCATCCACACGTCCAAGCAGGGGGAAACAAGTTTTGTACGACTTGCGGCGCGGCGATCGCGTTGCGAGAGCGTTATATTCCACTCAAAAAATTAGGAACGGGTGGATTTTCTGTAATTTACAGCATTTGGGATCTGCAAACTCAGACCGAACGAGTGTTGAAGATTTTGCTAGAAAATGGCGCTAAAGCAAGACAATTATTTCAGCAGGAAGCGGCAATTTTAACCAGCCTCAACCATCCTGGGGTTCCTAGAGTCGAGCCAGACGGCTATTTTCACCTACCCGCCAGCAATTCCCAACGGGATCTATTTTGTCTGGTCATGGAAAAAATCGATGGTCAAACTTTAGAGGCTATCCTCGACAAGTACGACCGAGGTTGTCCAGAAGAAATGGTTCGAGATTGGTTCGGACAAGCTTTAGAAATTCTACAGGTATTGCATAGTAGGCAGATCATCCACCGCGACCTGAAACCCTCAAATTTAATGCTACGTCAAGAAACAAATCGACTAGTATTGATCGATTTTGGTGGAGCCAAAAAAAGGCGATCGCGTCAGCATTCCGTGTCAGCCGCAGAAAGCTCAACTCGTCTCTATTCCCCTGGCTACAGCCCTCCAGAACAATCTTCGGGACGGGATGTGGAACCAGCCGCCGATTTCTATGCTTTGGGTAGAACGACAATTGAATTACTCACTGGTCAGCCTCCCTCTGAGTTGGAAGATCCCGTAACCAAAGAGCTGAGTTGGAGACATTTAGTCCAAGTTAGCTCATCATTTGCCGATCTCCTAGATGAATTAGTGCAGGAAGATGCCCGCCTGCGTCCAACTAGTGCTACGGCGATCGAACAAAGGTTATTACAAAATCCGCCGATCGAAACGCAACCATCTGTATATCAAGCGATTCATCAACTGAGTTTGAATGGCTGGAAGCGATCGCAACTCATAGCTACCTACTTAACTCACCGCTTAGCGCAAATTAGCAAACAGCGATCGCCCCAACTTGTGAATCAAATGCATCAGATTGCTGCGCGAACGACGAATTTGTTCGCTGAAACAATTAGGAAGCAATCGCCGCCATCAACCTTTCAAACTCACAATACTACCTCCCAGGGATCGCATACTCTACGACAAGCAACTCAGCGCAAACTATCGACAAGCCGCTTTGCGTCCATACCATTTGTTACCAAGATCGGTAGAAGCCTAACAAATATAACTCGTTCTCTATGGCGATTGACTACCCAAGTAGGACACGCTGGAATAGATACTATCCGAGCAATTGTGTGGAGCGCGATCGCGGCTGTTGTCGGAACTAGTATCGGCTTTATCTTTGGTTATTTTTCTCCCCTGGGAATCGCAGTCAATAGCTTTCTAGTAGAATACCTACCCCAACTGATGACAGACTCTCAAATTGCCACAGAAGCAGAATCGATCGTGTTTGCCTCTGCGGGGTTATTTACAGCGTTGGGATTGACCGCACTAGGAGTTTTTGACCAACGACGGCGCTATTTCATCTCTGCTTTGCTAGGTGCTAGTGGTTATGTTTTGGGCTGGTTGTGTTGGACTTTAATTACGCCTTACATGGGAATTTGGAGCTTGCCTGCAACTGTTTGCGTGGCGATCGCCTTTCTCGTCTCTGGCTTGGGTTTGCGCCGTCATCGCTTTTTTCATGCCACCGTTGCTGCTGTTAGTACGGCGATCGTGTTTACTATTCTCGTTCGGCTCAATCTTTTCCCAGCCCTAATTTTTCATCTTAGCCCGCAACCAAGTTGGTTTGAGCTTCAGTTGTATGCTACCTTTTTTGGCGCGATCGCCGCGATCTCTAGTTGCTGTCTGGGGATTAGCCACTACATCCTTATTCCTTGCTGGCGTTGGTTGCAGCGCTAA
- a CDS encoding DUF4383 domain-containing protein, translating to MDAMKMDKMNMAERYCALVLGITFLILGIAGFIPAFVHLPGTNASYVPPDVATGAYSAGFGYLFGAFPTNFLHNLVHCAVGIFGIASYTSASSARVFNRFFAVSYILIALLGVIPATNTVFGLMPIFGGNVLLNGLTAVAALYYGIILPAKVNDVGVARNI from the coding sequence ATGGATGCCATGAAAATGGACAAAATGAACATGGCAGAGCGTTATTGCGCTCTAGTTCTTGGAATTACTTTTTTAATTCTCGGTATTGCTGGCTTTATTCCAGCTTTCGTTCACCTACCTGGAACCAACGCCTCATACGTTCCACCAGATGTTGCAACAGGAGCTTATTCTGCCGGATTTGGCTATTTATTTGGGGCATTTCCTACCAATTTCTTACACAATTTAGTCCATTGTGCTGTAGGAATTTTTGGGATTGCTTCCTATACCAGTGCAAGTAGTGCGCGGGTATTTAACCGCTTTTTTGCCGTTTCCTACATCTTAATTGCTCTTTTAGGAGTCATTCCTGCGACCAACACAGTATTTGGGTTGATGCCAATTTTTGGTGGCAACGTTTTGCTGAACGGTTTAACAGCAGTTGCTGCTTTATATTACGGCATTATTTTACCTGCAAAAGTCAATGACGTTGGAGTAGCACGAAATATTTAG
- a CDS encoding phospholipase D-like domain-containing protein translates to MTQLFPLLWWIGGGCLTAIIGVFVILYFRGTFRDRIEYKVKNVPAPQDARFSLALASLSNSVITSGRSTDFWLEAEEINAARLEAVRSAKHTIHFETFFMTPGYRANDFAAAIAEKAQAGVNVQVIVDKYGVKTLPQRYWRRLKAAGVEVRFFNDFNWRSPIDYFARSHRKLLIIDGEFALIGGAGVSDYWDGRDNIRGTHPWYDFETRLEGEVVAVLEGMFMQHWTYVHGTADLSTTVSHLGASSNPTILVTAGDDPSYRSASVKALFQVSIHAARQQVWIASPYFLADKNIRIALVDARKRGVDVKIFTNGIRSDKRFVYFASCEQYRDLLAAGIEIYEYQPSMMHAKALLLDSCWLSTGSANFDPRSFFHNDELDISTSDIRLVKHVEKIFLQGFAKSKQVSFREWKKRPLSQRALAKIVLFFESQL, encoded by the coding sequence ATGACCCAACTTTTCCCGCTATTATGGTGGATTGGTGGTGGCTGTTTAACCGCCATTATCGGTGTCTTCGTAATTCTATATTTTCGAGGCACATTTCGCGATCGCATTGAGTACAAAGTCAAAAATGTTCCCGCGCCTCAAGATGCACGCTTTTCCCTCGCCCTAGCTAGCTTATCTAACTCTGTCATTACCAGCGGGCGTTCGACAGATTTTTGGCTGGAAGCAGAAGAAATCAATGCTGCACGACTAGAAGCCGTCCGTAGCGCCAAACATACGATTCATTTCGAGACATTTTTCATGACTCCCGGGTACAGGGCGAACGATTTCGCCGCCGCGATCGCCGAAAAAGCGCAGGCAGGTGTTAATGTACAAGTCATTGTCGATAAGTATGGGGTCAAAACTTTACCGCAGCGTTACTGGAGACGACTGAAAGCTGCTGGAGTCGAAGTCAGGTTCTTCAATGATTTTAACTGGCGATCGCCCATTGATTATTTTGCCCGCAGTCACCGCAAGCTATTAATTATTGATGGCGAATTTGCTTTAATTGGTGGTGCAGGTGTCTCCGACTATTGGGATGGCAGAGATAATATTCGCGGGACTCATCCTTGGTACGACTTTGAAACGCGGCTAGAAGGCGAAGTTGTCGCTGTGTTAGAAGGTATGTTCATGCAACACTGGACTTACGTGCATGGTACTGCTGACTTATCGACTACAGTTTCCCATCTGGGAGCGTCGAGCAACCCGACAATTCTCGTCACCGCAGGCGACGATCCTTCCTATCGTTCTGCATCAGTTAAAGCTTTATTTCAAGTTAGCATTCATGCTGCCAGACAGCAGGTTTGGATTGCTAGCCCCTATTTTCTTGCCGATAAAAATATCCGCATTGCGCTAGTTGATGCCAGAAAACGGGGGGTTGATGTCAAAATATTCACGAATGGAATTCGCTCAGACAAAAGATTTGTCTATTTTGCTTCCTGCGAACAATATCGCGACCTACTCGCTGCGGGCATAGAAATTTATGAATATCAACCCAGTATGATGCACGCTAAGGCATTGTTATTAGATAGTTGTTGGCTCAGTACTGGCAGTGCTAATTTCGACCCGCGTAGTTTTTTTCATAATGACGAGTTAGATATTTCTACTTCTGATATTCGCTTAGTCAAGCACGTTGAAAAAATATTTTTACAAGGATTTGCTAAATCCAAACAAGTCAGTTTCAGGGAATGGAAAAAACGCCCTTTATCGCAAAGGGCGTTAGCTAAAATTGTTCTCTTTTTTGAATCGCAATTGTAG
- a CDS encoding orange carotenoid protein N-terminal domain-containing protein — MASTNVNDLKPLAKQFTSLDIDDQLGVMALIYKEISGSIPADSLPTSSSDVQSIVGSVQKMSSEEQINALRDLLPANKTDQNETMLDPNPAKALPELLQGKSEVPIGEYGKLNPESKLAVWYLLAQKLGSGIVAIPSDYSPSAEAMQVFNSLKSMGQEQMANFVVKGMEELSSNITEPPKNAE; from the coding sequence ATGGCATCTACAAATGTTAACGATCTCAAGCCACTAGCAAAACAATTTACGAGCTTAGATATCGACGATCAGCTAGGAGTAATGGCTTTAATCTACAAAGAAATTTCTGGTTCGATCCCAGCAGATAGTTTACCAACAAGCTCTAGTGATGTTCAAAGCATCGTCGGAAGCGTACAGAAAATGTCTTCTGAGGAGCAAATAAATGCTCTACGCGATTTGTTGCCAGCCAACAAAACAGACCAAAACGAAACTATGCTCGATCCTAATCCTGCTAAGGCACTGCCTGAATTGCTCCAAGGTAAATCAGAAGTTCCTATAGGGGAATATGGGAAATTGAATCCTGAATCTAAGTTAGCAGTTTGGTATCTTTTGGCGCAAAAATTAGGTAGTGGAATTGTTGCCATTCCCAGCGACTACAGCCCCTCGGCGGAAGCGATGCAAGTCTTCAATTCCCTCAAATCTATGGGACAAGAGCAAATGGCTAATTTCGTAGTCAAAGGTATGGAAGAGTTGAGTTCCAACATCACAGAACCGCCCAAGAATGCGGAATAA